A DNA window from Porites lutea chromosome 6, jaPorLute2.1, whole genome shotgun sequence contains the following coding sequences:
- the LOC140941237 gene encoding uncharacterized protein has protein sequence MMSRSSDDSDEQELDDEIFSTLRDVETFLYQLAGESLQLNHEKKRDELLENVMDLRRKLREHRNLSSATNGVRSPRPKRKSFPFATVKDSMHSYTAHLQKIGVNGKLKPPGSPEVQRVDKPQMRARSVSCPEIRFSLHGHAWRTSLPKVPENEELNVDSDEGS, from the exons ATGATGAGTCGCTCATCAGATGACAGCGATGAACAAGAATTAGACGATGAAATTTTTTCAACGCTCCGAG ACGTGGAGACATTTCTTTACCAACTGGCGGGGGAATCGCTTCAGTTAAACCACGAAAAGAAACGAGACGAACTGTTAGAAAATGTCATGGATCTGAGAAGAAAGCTTAGAGAGCACAGAAATCTTTCCTCGGCTACAAATGGAGTCAGATCTCCCAGACCGAAGAGAAAAAGTTTTCCATTTGCGACTGTTAAAGACAGCATGCACTCTTACACAGCTCATTTACAAAAAATTGGGGTAAATGGGAAATTAAAGCCTCCCGGCTCACCTGAAGTCCAGCGCGTGGACAAACCTCAAATGCGCGCGCGATCAGTGTCTTGTCCCGAAATACGATTTTCTCTCCACGGTCATGCGTGGAGGACATCACTTCCAAAGGTGCCTGAAAACGAAGAACTAAACGTCGATAGCGATGAAGGGTCCTAG
- the LOC140942219 gene encoding uncharacterized protein: MLLSYHKFKKNAFIPCTLIYAEQVYAGDDFQEGKRNVTLGENGLEITGEDNESRDRLFVSHHTGKDSPNCGSVAEPCHTLLGALLKVKAGGKVYLDGRGSESNPYSCEKTVGQKKLVLKRIGISLTIQGWHAKAHISCKLRYGLVFEHDKNQLLRITFSNLVFHNKAFVLNEVSCFNIAISNCKIINCSAAVVVAQGESGICTNSSIVISDTEFLNNTQSLIANLSNGIFTLKILRSVFQDRVGRFKVTSEDRYSTGAVYIKAPTLRNMVHVSCFVTDSIFRELGHKLNGFALSFKVNNLFTTGMLSVSNTTFLNNENSIFVYGGFDVRLNQVTIDSTYGYAFAASGPPNLSPNVSNIKVSLHRCLLRNNRVGIRMTILPCLDALTCAPSSQSLFINDTLFEGGSETRGIGDAIRFSLQVTGRSLQKHFIEARVILYNVTFQGIHNGVLYVAMQKNVKGLISIRNCRFINNSQFVYRMDHRATVGVEFPDEDPPKCFKENNSSEFLWNNTFQTPVIFEKCVFENNVGISGALNFLNGNVTLRNCSFRNNEGLTLGGHVYLKTGYGSLSVVESTFLQTRLNHISNTIQPEKVLSYGCFLYSDSAGPVIIKKSSFIAKLNRKLYPVLAATKSSSFQIDRTSSLQCPPERRVKLEFIRKIEGFELTEGRSTCWMKANHIKLFCQECSDKFYFLETGIPKGLNFSKGTKCLKCPYGASCENGNVRAKANFWGLIAETIPPTLKFFPCPLEYCSSPSQFSPHEYNACHGNRTGVLCGRCSDGYSEELYSTSCRKRNSCNDHWFWVVTSIYVIVFALYFIFKPPVLSILYKQTLWFKNQLQVPEDKIHDSGYLKIVFYFYQVAELMMITSPEKTLHMVPIIPPIMAIFNFQVKKLNGGIGCPFPGLTVVTKELFMCSKFLGTLLSIGFIYSFHRAVSHTRFISSPSLTLYLAAVLETLLLGYERLTDTTLKLMHCVPIEKDWRLFLDGNIECWQWWQYLLIAFMVSFIIPLVLVLFWGSLMLAKNKMTAKEFLLSCAFPLPSLFYMLFLRYRRTESQKLLNGEDADDAEEIKQALYGPFREACNGGRSTLYWESVLTGRRLILLTIHTFTTDPIIRFVCLNCVCLLIFVHHLTTKPFKDNKVNVCEGISLMSLTIICSFSLAKATYISEGIDPAETTQNLFHFLQWIEIIILGFLPAAVCLLLVFAALSQLIRLLYHCLKSLLGAAGY; the protein is encoded by the exons ATGTTGCTTAGCTATCACAAGTTTAAGAAAAACGCGTTTATTCCTTGCACTTTGATTTATGCTGAACAAGTTTACGCAG GAGACGATTTCCAAGAAGGGAAGAGAAATGTAACCTTGGGTGAAAATGGACTTGAAATCACTG GGGAAGATAACGAGTCGAGAGATCGTCTTTTTGTTTCCCATCACACTGGCAAAGACTCACCTAACTGTGGTTCTGTGGCTGAGCCATGCCATACTCTTCTTGGAGCGTTACTGAAAGTCAAAGCTGGAGGAAAAGTTTACCTTGATGGAAGAGGCAGTGAGTCAAATCCTTACAGCTGCGAAAAGACGGTTGGTCAAAAgaaacttgttttgaaacgcaTAGGTATAAGTCTGACGATACAGGGTTGGCATGCAAAGGCCCATATTTCCTGCAAACTACGTTATGGTCTAGTTTTTGAACATGATAAAAACCAACTTttgcggataacgttctcaaacCTTGTATTCCATAACAAGGCATTCGTTTTAAACGAAGTGAGCTGCTTCAATATTGCTATCAGTAACTGTAAAATTATCAACTGTTCCGCGGCGGTTGTTGTTGCACAAGGAGAATCTGGAATCTGCACCAATTCTTCAATTGTTATCTCCGATACTGAGTTCCTGAACAATACCCAATCGCTCATTGCCAATTTGTCAAATGGAATTTTCACTCTTAAAATCTTGAGAAGTGTATTTCAGGACAGGGTTGGTCGGTTCAAAGTAACTTCAGAGGACAGATATAGTACCGGCGCTGTGTACATTAAGGCACCCACCTTGAGAAATATGGTGCATGTCTCGTGCTTTGTTACCGATTCTATTTTTCGCGAACTTGGTCACAAATTGAATGGCTTCGCTTTATCCTTTAAAGTAAATAACCTATTTACCACCGGGATGTTGTCAGTATCGAATACcacctttctgaacaacgagaATTCCATATTTGTGTATGGTGGATTTGACGTTCGACTAAATCAGGTGACCATTGACTCTACTTATGGCTATGCTTTTGCAGCCAGTGGTCCTCCAAACCTGTCGCCTAACGTTTCTAATATAAAGGTGTCTTTACATCGTTGTCTACTGCGGAACAATAGAGTTGGTATACGAATGACAATACTGCCTTGTCTAGACGCACTCACTTGTGCACCAAGCAGCCAATCACTGTTTATTAATGACACTCTTTTTGAAGGAGGCAGCGAGACGCGAGGTATCGGTGATGCAATCAGGTTTTCATTGCAGGTGACAGGCAGGTCACTCCAAAAACATTTCATTGAGGCGAGGGTAATTCTGTACAACGTTACCTTTCAAGGAATCCACAACGGCGTACTTTATGTAGCTATGCAAAAGAATGTAAAAGGACTAATATCTATAAGGAACTGCAGGTTTATAAACAATTCCCAGTTTGTGTATCGAATGGACCACCGAGCAACTGTAGGTGTTGAATTTCCCGACGAAGATCCTCCAAAATGTTTCAAAGAGAACAACAGCAGTGAATTCTTGTGGAATAACACATTCCAAACACCGGTGATATTTGAAAAATGCGTATTCGAGAATAACGTCGGTATCTCAGGAGCACTGAATTTTCTTAATGGAAACGTCACTTTGAGAAACTGCTCGTTCAGAAACAACGAAGGCTTGACATTAGGAGGGCATGTCTATCTGAAAACGGGTTACGGCAGCCTTAGTGTCGTAGAGAGCACCTTTCTTCAAACACGTTTAAACCATATATCTAACACCATTCAACCTGAAAAAGTCCTGAGTTATGGATGTTTCCTGTATTCTGATAGCGCTGGTCCCGTGATTATAAAAAAATCGTCTTTCATCGCAAAGCTAAACAGAAAACTTTATCCTGTTCTGGCAGCTACTAAGAGCAGTTCCTTCCAAATTGATCGCACTTCTTCGTTACAATGCCCGCCGGAAAGACGAGTCAAACTCGAATTTATTAGAAAAATTGAAGGTTTTGAGTTGACCGAGGGACGTTCGACGTGCTGGATGAAGGCCAATCACATCAAACTATTTTGCCAAGAGTGTAGTGATAAGTTTTATTTCCTGGAGACAGGAATTCCAAAAGGTTTGAATTTTAGCAAAGGAACCAAGTGCCTTAAGTGTCCTTACGGAGCATCCTGTGAAAATGGAAATGTCCGGGCTAAAGCAAATTTCTGGGGATTAATAGCTGAGACAATTCCTCcaacattgaaattttttccctGTCCTCTGGAATACTGCAGCAGTCCAAGCCAGTTCAGCCCTCACGAGTACAATGCTTGTCATGGAAACAGAACGGGCGTCCTATGTGGTAGATGTTCTGACGGGTATAGCGAGGAACTCTATTCAACTTCATGTAGAAAGAGAAACAGTTGTAACGATCACTGGTTTTGGGTGGTGACTTCCATCTATGTGATCGTATTTGCACTGTACTTTATATTCAAACCTCCTGTCTTATCGATATTGTATAAGCAGACTCTTTGGTTTAAAAATCAACTGCAGGTACCTGAGGACAAAATCCACGATTCTGGTTATCTGAAAATTGTCTTCTATTTTTACCAAGTAGCCGAGCTGATGATGATAACATCTCCTGAGAAAACTCTGCATATGGTACCAATTATTCCCCCAATTATGGCTATCTTTAATTTCCAGGTTAAGAAATTGAATGGTGGCATTGGTTGCCCATTCCCAGGTCTCACTGTCGTCACCAAGGAACTATTTATGTGTTCAAAATTCCTGGGCACATTGCTTTCTATTGGTTTTATTTATTCCTTCCATCGAGCTGTCAGTCACACCAGGTTCATTTCCTCACCTTCACTTACGCTATATCTCGCTGCTGTCCTGGAAACACTTTTGCTTGGATACGAGAGGTTGACAGATACAACCCTTAAGTTGATGCACTGTGTTCCTATTGAGAAGGATTGGCGTCTTTTTTTAGATGGGAACATCGAGTGTTGGCAGTGGTGGCAGTACTTGTTAATCGCATTCATGGTGTCTTTTATCATCCCTCTGGTGTTGGTTCTTTTCTGGGGATCACTGATGCTTGCCAAGAACAAAATGACTGCCAAGGAATTTCTGTTGTCTTGTGCATTCCCTTTGCCTTCCCTTTTTTATATGCTGTTCCTCCGATACCGAAGAACAGAAAGCCAGAAATTGCTTAACGGTGAAGATGCAGACGATGCAGAAGAAATCAAGCAAGCCCTGTACGGTCCATTTCGTGAAGCCTGCAATGGTGGCCGTAGCACCCTGTATTGGGAAAGCGTACTGACTGGCCGAAGGTTGATCCTGCTGACTATCCACACGTTTACTACTGACCCCATCATACGCTTCGTTTGCCTTAATTGCGTATGTCTCTTGATTTTTGTCCATCACCTTACAACGAAACCATTCAAAGACAATAAAGTCAACGTCTGTGAGGGCATCTCGTTAATGAGCCTGACCATTATTTGTTCGTTCAGTTTAGCTAAAGCCACCTACATCTCCGAGGGAATAGATCCTGCAGAAACTACCCAAAACCTATTCCACTTTCTGCAGTGGATCGAGATAATCATTCTTGGATTTTTGCCAGCCGCAGTGTGccttctacttgtttttgcagcACTGTCTCAACTGATTCGATTATTGTATCACTGCCTAAAATCTTTGTTGGGTGCTGCTGGGTACTAG
- the LOC140940493 gene encoding histone H3 — MARTKQTARKSTGGKAPRKQLATKAARKSAPATGGVKKPHRYRPGTVALREIRRYQKSTELLIRKLPFQRLVREIAQDFKTDLRFQSSAVMALQEASEAYLVGLFEDTNLCAIHAKRVTIMPKDIQLARRIRGERA, encoded by the coding sequence ATGGCGCGTACAAAGCAAACTGCTCGTAAATCAACCGGTGGAAAAGCTCCACGCAAACAGCTAGCCAcaaaggcagctcgaaagagcgcgcCTGCCACTGGTGGAGTCAAGAAGCCTCATCGTTACAGGCCTGGTACAGTCGCCCTTCGTGAGATCCGTCGTTACCAGAAATCTACCGAGCTGTTGATACGCAAACTTCCCTTCCAGCGTCTTGtgcgagaaatcgctcaggacttcaagaccgacttgcgcttccAGAGTTCTGCCGTgatggctcttcaagaggcaaGCGAGGCTTATCTTGTTGGTCTGTTTGAAGACACCAACTTGTGCGCCATCCACGCCAAGCGCGTCACCATTATGCCCAAGGACATTCAGTTGGCCCGCCGAATCCGCGGAGAGCGAGCATAA